The genomic window gtaaTCTAGTGAGTAGTTGTATGGTCATTTCTGATTCAAGCAAAAATGTTTAGAATGCGATTAAAAATCGGTTCAAATACAGTATAGTACCAGTACAATAAAAGTATGATAATTGTGTTGTTTTTGTAGATTAAGATATTGTATAAATGAATACCTAGACAcagatacaattataattatatattacacacaTAAATACTTATTCGTTAAAATTCAATAAGGCTGGctgaagtttataattataacttctgTTCAAATTTAATGAgttttgacaaaatataatttgaggaaaacatacaaaaaatttttttttcaaaattaataccacatttcgaataaatttaaagttatttagaaATACATTGAAACGTAAATAGAGTAAGAAAAAGTGAAAATGACTGATAACATGGATAAAATAGCTAAAGTGTAAGTAAAATAACGTTTACTTAGATTATTTGTTTACCTCTAGGATAAATATCGAGTCTTCACAACAACAACTGCTTAATAAACACctgatcaaatttaattaaatactattcgTACGTTGATCCACGTGGAAAGCATGTGAGAACTGTGACAACATACCCAATCACAGCCTAATTGTACCTACCGTAcctaattctattttttaaaatgaatgccTGAATAACTTATGTGTCATACTATATTCTGATCTTGTCAATGACGTATTTGTTGTTGGTAATACCAAGCAACAATAGGCAATAAGACGAGTTGCGACTGGCAAGACTACTCGATGACACGACATTACCACGGTAAATGTTTGTTCACGATAAATGGAAAGCTGTAGGTTCAGTAAAGGGCATCGCTTCacatgaggagaaggtttggagtttattccaacaATTTGGGTTGATGGATAAAACTGCGGTTGAGTTTCATCtaaataatgaatacttttttacaATGATTTCCTTGATCACTGCTTAAAGCAGTATCTCAAAATAGCTCTATTATTTCTATTGATATTcaactattcaaataaatataacgtccttataaatatttttcagtccTTTAGCTAGACCAGGATTTGACGCTTTTGATATGTCAGCTCCATTATTAGTACAAATGAATTCAGAGGGCAAATGGGAAAATTGTAAACCAGATAATATGGATGAAGAAAGGCTAAAAGCAGTAGTCCAACATTTAGTAAATTCTAAATCAATATCCGCCGCTCAAAGTTATTGCTGTCAGTGTGCAGCTGAAAATCAGgtctttattaatcaaatattgctTCTGTTCAATGTTTACCTCAATTTACGATAGTCTCTGtgatatttgttttacttttatgaattaaacaactttataacttgatcaaaaataaattgtattttgtattaaatatggtGTTGCCTGAGACGACATTTTATTGGATTAAACTGTATGTtactttaattacataaataataataatatttaagctcTACTTAAATACTTGTTCTTTGTAGAAAGTAAGTGGGAAATCAAACTATGTACCAGTAATCATGATGCCTATATATCCCGCTGACGAATGTCCGTTCGATATGAAATGTGAAGTAGAAAAAATGAAAGAAACGGGTAAAAAGCCAACTAAGAAAGCTGTAACTAAAGAACAAGAAAAACATACAGAAAATATCAaggataaaaagaaaattaaaaaacgaactTTTGTTCTACAACGTCTCACTGATTTTGATTTACTTTCTCAAtggtaataataaaacaacaagacattttattttgttaaagaatGTAGTTTTTTCATTAGGGTTATTGGTTTTGAAATTAAAGCCTTTGTTTggttctgatcattttattgaCGTGATTTAATTGAGATACTTTTTATTGCACTAAGTATAtacattaactaaataaatttaaaattaattggtaagtattataattatatcgtagggttttaaaggatttataatgttattatattttgtaacaaaaacacCAGAAaactaattacaaatatttttaatctatctaaTAGTTAAGTttgaaagttttataattttaatatctaacaAAAGTTTTTAAGTTCCATGAGTTGCCTGTCTAATTTTTGTActtaataatagatttaaaagcAAATCATTTGATGTGAAATAACGTTTTCGGTAATGTACAGTGGCGCCGTTTTAAAACCTTAAGAAGGTATATTTCTTATGTGACAACACTAAGTACCTACTTAATCTACATCTCTACAGTTAGCACCACAGACTACTTACTACTGAATCCGTGAGTCGTTCTACACGTTTATGGTCGATGGATGGCCACCACCGTGTTGGTCGTGAAAAAATAGAGTGCTGAACATTGTACGATTTTtaacattgtatattattatgtttttgaaaCAAGCACATAACACGAACAACCAATGAagcattcattattataaaaaatcgtacAGGTGAGTGAGTTAAACAGTATTTTATGACGGATATGGGGTTCGTTATATCTCATTccacttttttatgttttcacaCCTTATCCTTTCAAAGTCCCAGATAGAGCTATTCAGCTGGCAGTGCGTTTCTGCG from Vanessa tameamea isolate UH-Manoa-2023 chromosome Z, ilVanTame1 primary haplotype, whole genome shotgun sequence includes these protein-coding regions:
- the LOC135194665 gene encoding uncharacterized protein LOC135194665, whose translation is MTDNMDKIAKVPLARPGFDAFDMSAPLLVQMNSEGKWENCKPDNMDEERLKAVVQHLVNSKSISAAQSYCCQCAAENQKVSGKSNYVPVIMMPIYPADECPFDMKCEVEKMKETGKKPTKKAVTKEQEKHTENIKDKKKIKKRTFVLQRLTDFDLLSQW